One Ranitomeya imitator isolate aRanImi1 chromosome 1, aRanImi1.pri, whole genome shotgun sequence DNA window includes the following coding sequences:
- the LOC138657782 gene encoding olfactory receptor 5V1-like codes for MIFQLVHFSNRGVLLIKGLKIHRKEYQLMSSIMTLNASIFTDFLILGLSDIPNLKAFLFCTLLLIYVLTLIGNVAIILVSQLDKRLHKPMYFFLSNLSFLDICYTSTTMPKMLQILLVKRKSISFVGCITQLYFFLAFVGTECVLLLVMSYDRFLAICHPLRYSAIMNFKTCVIQASVAWLGGLVNSIVHTVFTFRLDFCGIRKINYFFCDIPPLLSLSCEDTSVNEVLLLSIGVFIGWTPFLGIIVSYIYIITTVLKIKSNKGRQKTFSTCASHLTVVLLYYGSAISNYVRPISSYSLGKDRLISVLYSVVTPMMNPIIYTLKNQEVKNAVCRQLNRKRSMQIR; via the coding sequence ATCAACTGATGAGTTCTATAATGACCTTAAATGCCTCCATCTTCACGGACTTCCTTATTTTAGGCTTATCTGACATTCCAAATCTCAAGGCTTTCCTATTTTGCACTCTCCTCCTTATTTATGTACTGACTTTAATAGGAAATGTGGCTATCATTCTTGTGTCACAACTAGATAAACGCCTACATAAACCAATGTATTTCTTTTTGAGTAATTTATCCTTCCTTGACATCTGTTATACGTCAACGACTATGCCCAAAATGTTACAAATCCTTTTGGTGAAGAGAAAATCTATCTCATTTGTGGGATGCATAACTCAACTTTACTTCTTTTTGGCTTTTGTGGGCACTGAATGTGTTCTTCTCTTGGTAATGTCTTATGACAGATTTTTAGCCATATGCCATCCTCTCCGATATTCAGCCATCATGAACTTTAAGACATGTGTCATCCAGGCCTCAGTAGCCTGGTTAGGTGGCTTAGTCAATTCTATAGTCCATACAGTCTTTACTTTCCGCCTAGACTTTTGTGGTATTAGAAAGATTAATTACTTTTTTTGTGATATTCCTCCATTATTATCTCTGTCATGTGAAGATACATCAGTGAATGAAGTTTTACTGCTTTCTATAGGAGTTTTCATTGGGTGGACTCCATTTTTAGGCATAATTGTCTCATACATTTATATTATTACAACTGTATTGAAAATCAAATCTAATAAAGGAAGGCAAAAAACATTTTCTACTTGTGCATCACATCTTACGGTAGTGTTACTATATTACGGAAGTGCTATTTCCAACTATGTCAGACCAATTTCATCTTATTCCTTGGGTAAAGACCGATTGATTTCTGTTCTATACAGCGTAGTTACTCCAATGATGAATCCAATTATATATACCTTAAAAAATCAGGAGGTGAAAAATGCCGTATGTAGACAATTAAATCGTAAAAGAAGCATGCAGATTCGCTGA